AAGGTGGAGGCCGCCTTGTTGGGCTTGCCAGGACGCACGGCGATGGTCGGCAGGCGCAGGGTGCGGCCATCGACGAAGCCGCGGCGGCTGTAGTCGGCCACCAGCAACTCGCCGATCGCCTTCTGGGTACCGTAGGAGGAGGTCGGCGTGAGCGCGGTATGCTCCTGCACTGTCTCGGGCAGCTCGCCGCCGAATACCGCGAAGCCGCTGGCATACACCAGGCGCGGACAGCGATCCTGAGCGCGCAACGCCTCCAGCAAGTTGAGCAGGCCATAGAGATTGACGTCCATGCCCAGATCGAAGTCGGCCTCCGCCGCGGAGCTGACAACGGCGGCCAGGTGCCAGATCACATCGACATCGCGAGCCAGCTCGCCGACGGTCATTGTATCGTCGATATCCCCTATTCGAAGCTCGAGGCGCGGATCCTGCGGCAGGCCTTCACCGGGGAAGGCATCGAACAGGATGATCCTGCCGATCTCGCGAGGCCCTTCGCCTTCGAATTCGAGACTGCCCTGCTCAAGCAGGTGACGTGCGATACGCTTGCCGATGAAGCCGGTACCGCCGGTAATCAGGATGCGCAGAGGGTGGTGCATGAAGAGCCTCCTGGCGTGAGGTCAACTGTTGTTGTGGGTAACTGCCAGGGTGCCATTACTTCTCCGGCGGCGCTGCATTTTTTCCTAGCGAATGCCCGCGCGCAGGAACGACTGCACGAACTGGCGCTGAAACAGCAGAAAGGCGACCAGCAGCGGGGCGATGCTGAGCAGCGTGGCGGCACTGACGGTAGCCCAGTTGACGCCGGTTTCCGGTGCCGAGAATATCCCCAGCCCCACGGTGAGTGGGCGACTCTCCACCGAGTTGGTGACCACCAGCGGCCACAGGAAGTTGTTCCAGTGGTGGCTGATCGAGACCAGCCCGTAAGCCAGGTAGGTGGGCTTGGCGAGCGGTACATAGACCTTGAGCAGCACCGCCGTCCAGCTGCACCCCTCTATCCTCGCGGCATCCTCGAGTTCACGCGGGATGGTCTTGAAGGTCTGGCGCAGCAGGAAAATGCCGAAGGCGCTGGCGACATAGGGCAGGCCGATGCCGGTGATGGTATTGACCAGGCCCAGACCACTGGCGATACGATAGTTTTCGACGATCAGCACCTCGGGAAAGACGAACAATTGGATCAGCACCAGCATGAACAGGATGTCCTTGCCAGGGATCGGAAAGCGGGCGAAGGCGAAGCCCGCCAGGGTGCAGACCACGAATTGCGCAGCGACCACCCCGCTCACCAGCAGGAAGGTATTGAGGTAGTAGCGGGCGAACGGCGCCTGGGCCCAGGCATTGGCGAAGTTGTCCAGGGTGAGTGGCGCGAACAGCTCGAAGCGCACCATGAACGCAGGTGGATGAAACGCCGCCCACAAGGCGTAGAGCAACGGGAATATCCAGATGATCGCCAGCAGCCAGGCGGCGAAGGTTTCCAGGCTGGGCAGGCGCAGCCGTGCGGCCGGCTGCGTCGCGGCTACCGAGGAGGTCGTCATTGATAGTGCGTCCTGCGGTCGAGTATGGCGAACTTGAGTGTGGCCACCACGGCCAGCACCAGCAGGATCACCACGGTGATGGTGGCGGCGTAGGTGCGGTCGAAGAACGAGAAGGCATTCTCGTAGACGTAGTAGAGCAGCAGGTTGGTGGCGTTGTTGGGCCCGCCCTTGGTGAGGATGAACAGGTGATCCACCACCCGCACGGCATTGATCAGCGCATTGATCAACACGAACAGCGTGGTCGGCATCAGCAGCGGAAAGGTCACCCGCCAGAAGAAGCTCCAGCGGCTGGTGCCCTCCAGGTCGGAAGCCTCCTTGAGCTCCGGGGCGATGCCCTGCAGCGCCGCCAGGTAGAAGATCATGAAGAAGCCCGCCTCCTTCCAGACGCTCATCACGATCACCGAGCCCAGCGCCACACCGGGGTCGCCCAGCCAGTTGATCCCGGAAAACCCCAGCGCGCCGAGCAGCTTGTTGAACAGACCGATCTGAGGCGCGTAGAAGAACATCCAGATGTTGGCCGCGGCGATCATCGGCAGGATCGTCGGTGTGAAGTAGGCCATGCGAACCAGCCCCCGCCCCGGCAGCCGGCCGTTGACGAACAGCGCCATGCACAGCGCCAGCACGATCGAGGCGGGAATGGTACCAAGCGCATAGACTAGGTTGTTGCGCGCGACCTTCCAGAAGGTGGCGTCGTTAATCAACAGCGCGTAGTTCTCGAGGCCGACGAACTCGGCGGGCTGGCCGCGAAATCCGGGCACGAACAGACTGTTGATCAACGTGGCCACGGTGGGCAGATAGGCGAAGGTCGCCAGCAGCACCGCGGCGGGCAACAGCAGCAATGCGCCATAAAGCTGCATGCGTCGATCGGCATTTTGAATCACCAGGGCTTGCCTCCTGCACTGTATACGAGCCGGGGACAGGTCAAAGGGGAGGTCATTTGCCAGGGATGGCAAATGTAGCGTCCAGGGAGGGACTCACAGCGCCTCCTCTTTGACCTTTGTCCCCGGCGAAGCCCCCTCAACGTGAACGCGCGTAGCGACGCAGCGCCGTATCGGCTTCCGCCTGGGCCTGGTTGAGCGCTTCCTCGGGCGACATCTGGCCGGTCAGTGCGGCCTGCACGGCGTTGTCCAGCGCCCGGCGTACGCGCCCGCCCTGGTAGGTGGAAAGCTCCGCAGTGCCATGCTCGAGCTGATCACGGGCCACCGCTGCCGGCGGGAAGGTCTCGACATACTCACGCAGGGCGTCGGTCTCGTAGGCGGCCGGGCTGACGCCCATGTAGCCGGTCTCGATCGACCAGGCCGCTGCGCGCTCGGGGCCGGTCATCCAGCGAATGAAGGTCACCGCCGCGCGCTGCTCCTCGTCGCTTGAGCCCTTGAAGAGGTAGAAGTTGCCACCGCCGGTGGGGCTACCACGCTGGGTGTTCATCGGCAGCATGGCCACGCCGAAATCGAAGTCCGCCTCGTTGCGCACCGCGGTAAGATTGCCGGTGGTGTGCCACATCATGGCGGTGGACTGCTCGATGAAGTTCTGGCGCAGCGTGCCCCACTCGATGGTGCCGTCGGGCATCGCCTGATGCTCGCCAGAGAGCGATACCCAGTACTCCAGCGCCTCGATGGCGGCCGGGTCGTCGAAGTAGACCTCGGTGCCATCCTCGCTCATCAAGCGGTGGCCGTTCTGGAAGGCGAAGGCCTGGAACATCCAGTAGGGGTAGCCGGTGGAGGGCACCATCACGCCCCACTGCTCGCCGCCACTCGCCTCGCGTACCGTGGCGGCCATCTCGGCCATCTCTTGCCAATTTTCCGGCGGAGTCTCGGGATCGAGCCCGGCGGCCTCGAAGGCATCCTTGTTCCAGTAGAGCACGATGGTCGAGCGCTGAAAGGGGATCCCGTAGGTCTGGCCGTCGAGCTGGCCGTTCTCCATGAGCCCGGGGTAGAAGCTGTCGAGCCACTCGCGCTCCTCGTCACTCTCGATCACCTCATCGAAGGCGACGATGGCATCCTGCTCCAGCAGCTCATAGAGGTCGATGGAGAACAGTACCGAGAGCTGCGGCGCGTCGTTCGCCTCGATGGCCGACATGGCGCGCACCCGGGTATCGTCGTAGTTGCCGGCGTAGATGGCTTCCACCGAGATGCCGGGGTGCTCGGTCTCGAAGTCGGCAACCAGCTCGTCGATCACCTCGGTCAGCGCGCCGCCGACCGACACCGGGTAGTACATGGTCAGGGCAACCTGCTCCGGCTGGGCGCAGGCCTGCCCGGCCGCCAGCAGTGTGGTCGTGGCGATGGCCAGGCCACTCAGGGGGAAACGACGCGACATCATGAATTGACTCCTGGGGGTGTGGTCCCGAAACGGGACGACTGAATCGGTGACTTGTCCGCGCGGGGAGCGCGTGCCGCCATGAGATCGATACCGTGCAGGTCGTCGCGACGCCTGTCGTCGCTGGCGGAGAAGAGGTGCGCCGCGCTGGCACGCCACTGCAGACAGCAATGTCTCCCGCCTCCCGCTGGCCGAATACCGGACAGGCGGGCACGCAGCTCCTGGGTGCCGACCTTCATGCGCAGGATGGTATCGGCGCCCAGGTACTCCTCGTCGATGATCTCGGCTGGCACGCCCGGCTCGCCGGGCGCGACCACGCGAATGTCCTCGGGGCGCACGCCCAACCGGCAGCCAGCCGCCTCGCTCGGGGCGACGAGGCAGCCGGGTTCGCCCTCGATGACGGCACCTCCCTCGCCGGCAGCGAGCGTGACGAGATTCATCGCCGGGCTGCCGATGAAACTCGCCACGAAGGCCGTGACCGGACGGCGGTAGAGTTCGGCGGGCGTGCCCTGCTGCACGATGCGACCGGCGCGCATCAAAATCACCCGGTCGCCCATACTCATCGCCTCGACCTGGTCGTGGGTGACGTAGATCACCGTCATGCCGAGACGCTGCTGCAGGGCCCGGATCTCGCGGCGCATCTCGCCACGCAGGCGGGCATCCAGGTTCGAGAGTGGCTCGTCCATCAGGCAGATGGGGTGTTCGGAGATGATTGCCCGGGCCAGGGCCACGCGCTGGCGCTGGCCGCCGGAGAGCTGTGCCGGCTTGCGATCCAGGTAGGCGTTCAGGTCGACTAGGCTCGCCACCCGGGCAAGGCGATCGCGCCGCTCGGCCTTGGGCACGCCACGGCTGCGCAGGCCGAAGACGATGTTGTCGGCCACGCTCAGGTGAGGAAACAGCGCATAGGACTGGAACACCATGCTCAGTCCGCGATCGCCCGGCGGCAGCGCGGTGACGTCGCGCCCGCCCATCTGGATGCGCCCGCTCGTGGCCTGCTCGAGACCCGCAATCATGCGCAGCGTGGTGGACTTACCACAGCCGGAGGGGCCGAGCAGAATCACGAACTCGCCCGGAGCCACGTCGAACGACACGCCATCGACGGCGGCAACGCCATGCCAGTGGCGGGTCACGTTTTCGAGCCGGATACGCGGATTGTTATTGTTATCCATGGCCTGCCCATGCGTGGCAGCGATAGTCTGCCGAGAAGTAGCCGGTGAGCGGGTGGTCAACGCCTAGCGTAGTCATGATTCTCGCTCCTGTGTTGCGTCCAATGGTCGAGGGCGAGCGTGACAGTCAGATGAAGGGGGCGTGTCAGCGATATGACACGCCGTAGGAGCCGGCAATCGGGGAGCTCATGCTAGAATGGTTGATCATTTCGCTCAGGAACACGACGTCCATGTCTCTAGACGATCTGCATCTCAATCTGCGTAATCTGACCCCTGATGACTATCCGCAGCTCAAGACGCTGATGGACTCGGTCTATGACGACATCGGCGGTGCCTGGCCCAAGCCCACCATCGACAAGCTGATCAAGGAGTTCCCCGATGGGCAGATCGTCATCGAGGATGACAAGACCATCGTCGGCGTGGCCCTGACCGCGCTGGTCGACTACGACGAGTTCTCCAACCCGCACAAGTACGACGACCTGATCGGCAAGCGCGAGACGATCCTCAACGACGCCAAGGGCGATGCCATGTATGGGCTCGACGTGCTGATCCATCCGGATTATCGCGGCTATCGCCTGGGCCGGCGCCTTTATGAGGCACGCAAGGAGCTGTGCCGCTCGATGAATCTGCGAGCAGTGCTGGCCGGTGGGCGTATTCCCAATTACCACGAGTATGCCGACGAGCTCTCGGCCACCGAGTACATCGCCAAGGTGGCGCGCAAGGAGATCCACGACCCGATCCTGTCGTTCCAACTGGCCAACGACTTTCTGGTCAAGCGCCTGCTGCACAAGTACCTGCCCGAGGATGAGAAGTCCCGGGGCTTCGCTACCCTGCTGGAATGGAGCAACATCCTCTACGAACCCGCTGCCCGGGTGCTGGAGACGCGCCGCACGCAGGTGCGCGTCGGCGCGGTGCAGTGGCAGATGCGCGAGCTCCCCTCGGTGGAGGCGGTACTTCAGCAGATCGAGTACTTCGTCGACGCGCTCTCCAGCTACCAGAGCGACTTCGCGGTATTTCCCGAACTCTTCAACGCACCGCTGATGGGACTGCAGGACCGCGCTGCCCAGCTCGACCAACTTTCGGCGATCCGATTTTTGTCCGGTTTCACCGAACAGTTCAAGAGCGAGCTGTCGCGCATGGCGGTCTCCTACAACATCAATATCATCGCCGGCTCGATGATCGAGGAAGCGGAAGACGGCAAGCTCTACAACGTTGCTTATCTCTGCCACCGAGACGGCTCGCTGGAGCGCCAGTCCAAGCTGCACATCACGCCCCAGGAGCGGCGCGACTGGGTGATCGAGGGCGGCGACGAACTGCGCGTGTTCGAGACCGACGCCGGTCGGGTCGGCATCCAGATCTGCTACGATGTGGAATTCCCCGAGCTCTCGCGGCTGCTTGCCGAACAGGACATGGATATCCTGTTCGTACCGTTCTGGACCGACACCAAGAACGGCTATCTGCGGGTACGCCACTGTGCCCAGGCCCGCGCCATCGAGAATGAGTGCTACGTGGTGCTGTGCGGAAGCGTAGGCAACGTGCCGGCGATCAAGAACCTCGATATCCAGTACGCCCAGTCGTCGGTGTTCTCACCCTCGGACTTCGCCTTCCCGCATGACGCGGTGCTCGCCGAGACCACCCCCAATACCGAGATGATCATGTTCTCCGACCTCGACCTGACGCGGCTCAAGGTGGTGCGCAACGAGGGCTCGGTGACCAACCTCAAGGATCGCCGCAAGGATCTGTTCGACCTGCGCTGGCGCGACTGGTCGTGGAAGTCCGGTGGTCGGCCGGTGGATGGCCGTACGTCCGGCAAAGATGAGAGCTAGGATGATCGACAAATGGCGCCAGTGGCGGGCCGAGCGCTTCGAGGCCCGCCACCCCTTCCCGAGCGAGGCGTGGCAGGAGGCGCGCACGCGGATTCCGCTGCTCACCGCGCTGGATGACGAGGAAGCCGCCCGGCTTGGCCCACGGGCCTGGCGCTTCGCCCATCGCAAGCGCCTGACGCTGCACCCCGCGCTTGCCGAGACCACCGGTTTCGACCTGCCGGCGCGCCTGGCGCTGGCGGGTCAGGCCTGCCTGATGACGCTCAACTGGGACGAGCACGAGCATGACGAGGCGTTCGCCAATGTGCACGAGATACTGGTGCTGCCCGAGGCGTTTCGCCGCCAGGTCGAGGAGATGGACGAGTTCGGGGTGATGCATGAGTACGTAGACGAGCGCGCCGGCGAGACCTCCTACCAGGGTCCGGTGGTGGTCTCCTTCCCCGACCTGATGGCAAGCGGCGACTGGACCGGCTTCAACGTGCTGATCCACGAGATGGCGCACAAGCTCGACATGGGCAACGCGTGCGACATCGACGGTTTTCCACCGCTCCCCCGAGAGATCGACGCTCGGGAGTGGCATCGGATCTTCTCCGGCGTATGGAATGACCTGCAGGCACGGCTCGAGCGCGGCGAGCAGACGCCCATCGACGACTACGCGGCAAGCCACCCCGGCGAATGTTACGCGGTGTGCTGCGAGCACTTCTTCAGTGCTCCGGACATGCTTGCCGAGGCGTATCCCGATCTCTATGCATTGATGGCGCGTTACTTTCGCCAGGATCCGCTGGTGCGCCTGCCTCACCCCAGCGGGCAGGTATTCGCCGATGACATCCCATCTCACTGACCAGGCACGCTTTGCCATCCTGACGTATGCTGACGAGGCCTAACTGAAGGGAATCGATTCGGCACATGCCTAAAAAGCTTGTATTGATCGGCGCTCTGCTGATCATCCTCATTGCCCTGGGCGTGCTGTGGCAGTGGCTTGCCATGCAGGACGTTCTCACGGTACGCAATCTCATGGATGCCGTGCGCCGCTCCGCTTCTTGGCGGGACTCGCCCTGGTCGATCTTTCTGGTAATAGGCATCTATACGGCAGGTTCACTGGTGATGTTCCCGTTGAGCATCCTGGTCGCCCTTACCGGGCTGCTGTTCGGCCCTCTGTGGGGCTTTGGCTATGCGCTGGCCGGCGCCATGGTCGCCGCCGCTGCCACCTACTGGGTGGGTCGTCGGCTGGGACGTGACGCCCTGCTGCACTATGGTGGGGAGCGCCTCAACGGCTTGTCGCGCTACCTGGCCGGCCGCGGCATTCGCACCATGACGCTGGTCAGCCTGGTGCCTATGGCACCCTTCACGCTGACCAACATGCTTGCCGGCGCCTTCCATATCCGATTTCGCGACTACATGCTCGGCTCACTGATCGGTAACGTGCCGGGGCTGGCCACGCTGACCATCCTCGGCAATCAGCTCGGCTCGCTGCTCACTGCGGACAACCGCCAAGAGATGCTATGGGCAGCGCTAGGTGTCGCCGCCGGGCTTGGCGTGCTTTACGGGCTCAAGCGTTATTACACCAGGAAAGCGGAAACGGCTCGTAAGGCCAAACAGCGCCAGCCCTAGCCGGCATTGATGCCGGCTATTTCGCGGCGGGATCCTGCAACACCGCATGCTCCAGCGCCTCATCCAGCGAGGCGTCGCTATTGAGCAGTGAGCGAATGACCCGACCGCGATGGCGCAGCATGTGCCACTCCGCACCGAGCCGGCTGCGCACTCGCTCCCAGGTATTGTCATCGGCATGGGTGAGCGGACCGCCGCTGGCGATCGCCTTGCGATAGACCTCCAGGCAGCGCGAGGTGCAGCGGCTCTCATCAAAGGTGGCGGCGATTTGCAGCGCCGCCTGACGCATCGGCGTGCGGCAGGCCGGATCGGCCAGCTCCAGGAGCGCCTGGGCCATGGTGACGCTGTCATCACTGGCCAGCAATCGACCCGCCTCGCCGTCGCGCAGCACCTCTCGAACGCCAGGGGCCTCCACCGCCACCACCGGCAACCCTGCGGCCATCGCCTCCACCAGCACCATCCCCTGGGTTTCGCTATGCGAGGCGAAGGCAAACACATCCATGGCATGGTAGGCATCGATCAGCGCCTGGCCATGCAGCCTGCCGGTACAGTGGAGACGTGCCTGTACCCCCAGCCGCTCCGCCTCGGCCTGCATCAGACTGCGAGCATCCCCCTCGCCTACCACCAGAAAGTGGGCATCGTCTCGCTCGGCCATCAGTTTCGCCACGGCACGCGCCAGAAACGGCAGGTTCTTCTCCTTGGCCAAGCGTCCCACATGGCCCACGACGTAGGCAGTGTCAGCAATGCCCAGGCGACGGCGCAGCTCGGCTCCACTGCCCTGGCCGAAACGACGGGTGTCCACACCACTGGGCACCACCGTGACTCGCGAGTTGGCACCGCGGCGCAGCAGCAGATCGCGAATACTCTCGCTGGGGGCGATCACGGCATCGCACAGCTGGGTATATTCGGTCGACAGCGCCACCGCAAAGCGCTGCATGCGCGGCGAGTCGCCGGGTACGTAGTGGGTATAGTGCTCATAGAGCGTATGGTGGGTGAAGACCAGCGGCAGGCCATAGGTCACGGCGGCCCGGGCTGCGGTATCGCCAAGCAGGAAGGGGTGATGGGAATGAAGGATATCGGGCTCAAAGGCCTCGATTGCCTCGGAGAGCTGGCCAGGAATCGGCACCGGTAGCGAAAAGTCGCTGCCGTTGAAGTGCTGAACCGCCACGGCGCGAAAGACATCCTCTTCCGGTACCTGCCCCTCCATCTTAGGTGCCACCACCAGCACCTGGTGCCCCTCATCCCGCAGGCGGTTCTTGAGTCGTTGAACGGACTCGCTCACGCCGCCCACGATGGGGCGGTAGGTATTGGTGAACATCAATATATTCAAGCCATCTTCCCTGCAATAGCTGGCCAACGACGTATGCTTCCCATCATACCTTTCTCCTTCCCGGCGGCCACCTGTTCACGCCTTTCGATCTCATGGCAGCGCCGGCACCCTGCCGGCCATCTCTTCCTCAAGATAGCCGATAAAGGCCCGGATACGTGCCGGCACGTGGCGCCGCTGCGGATAGACCGCATAGAAATCGGCGCGTATCCCCCGCCACTCCGGCAACAGCGGCAACAGCCGGCGCGCTTGGAGATGTTCGTGCACATCCCACCAAGAGCGCAGCATTATGCCATGTCCCTCCAAGGCGAGGTGAGTGATCACCTCCGCATCGTTGCTGGCCAGGCGCCCTTTCACCTTGACGGTCTGCTCCTCCTGCCCCGTATGGCGTTCGAAGCGCCATAGCGCGAAGTCGCTGTCATTCTCGCGTACCAGCAGGCACTGATGCTGAATCAGGTCGGCGGGTGACGTGAGTGCCGGCATCCCTTCCACATAGCCGGGGGCGGCACACAGGACCCGTCGGTTGGCGAGGAGTCTCTGGGCGATCAGCCGCGAATCGGGTGGCTCCCCGACCCGGATACCGATATCGAAGCCTTGATCGCTCAGGTTGAGGGGGAAGTTGGTCAGCTCGAGCCAGCCTTCGACTTGAGGATGTCGGGCGCAGAACGCCGAGAGTAGCGGTGCGATATGCTGGCGCCCGAAGCCGAAGGTGGCGTTGATGCGCAGCCGCCCGGAAAGCGCCCCGCGACGCTCACCGAGCGCTCCCTCAAGCTCGGCCAGCTCGTCGAGGATCGAGGCGCCACGGGCCAGGTAGAGTTCACCTTCGGCAGTCAGTGTCAGACGCCGTGTCGTCCGGCTGGCAAGTTCCACTCCAAGCCGCGCCTCGAGCTGCTTGAGGCGCTTGCTGACCGCCGAGAGCGAAAGCCCAAGCTCGCGGGCAGTGAGGGTCAGGCTGCCGCACTGGGACAGCCGCTGAAAGAAGGCCAGGTCGTCGAGCTGAGTCATGCCAGCCCATTCTCCACTTGAAAGCAACAATACCTTTCACTCTAGCCTGATTATCAAAGACAAAACAGTGGCTAGACTGTCGAGGCGACAAGCGACACACAACACGCACGCCACTGCCCAGGAGATTTCCCATGACGCACCGCATTGCAGTGATCGCCGGCGACGGTATCGGCACGGAAGTGATGCCCGAGGGGCTACGCGCCGTCAAGGCCGCCGCCCAGCGTTTCGGTATCGATCTAGAGTTTCAACACTTCGAGTTCGGCAACTGCGATTACTATCTCGAACACGGCCAGATGCTTCCCGACGATTGGTTCGACCAGCTCAAGGACTTCGATGCACTGTTCTACGGTGCGGTGGGCTGGCCCGAGAAAGTGCCGGACCATATCTCGCTGTGGGGCTCGCTGCTGCAGTTCCGCCGCCAGTTCGACCAGTACATCAACCTGCGCCCCTGCAAGCTGATGCCCGGCATCAAGAGCCCGCTGGCCGACCGCAAGCCCGGCGACATCGACTTCTATGTGGTGCGCGAGAATACCGAGGGCGAATACTCAAGCGTCGGCGGCAAGATGTTCGAGGGCACCGAGCGTGAAGTGGTGATCCAGGAGACCGTGATGACCCGTGTCGGCGTCGACCGCGTGCTCAAGTATGCCTTCGAGCTGGCCCAGACCCGCCCGCGCAAAAAGCTCACCTCGGCCACCAAGTCCAACGGCATCTCGATCACCATGCCCTACTGGGACGAGCGGGTGAAAGCGATGGCCAAGGGGTATCCGCAGATCAGTGTCGATCAGTTCCACATCGACATCCTCACCG
This DNA window, taken from Halomonas sp. TA22, encodes the following:
- a CDS encoding tartrate dehydrogenase, with translation MTHRIAVIAGDGIGTEVMPEGLRAVKAAAQRFGIDLEFQHFEFGNCDYYLEHGQMLPDDWFDQLKDFDALFYGAVGWPEKVPDHISLWGSLLQFRRQFDQYINLRPCKLMPGIKSPLADRKPGDIDFYVVRENTEGEYSSVGGKMFEGTEREVVIQETVMTRVGVDRVLKYAFELAQTRPRKKLTSATKSNGISITMPYWDERVKAMAKGYPQISVDQFHIDILTANFVMHPDWFDVVVASNLFGDILSDLGPACTGTIGVAPSANINPEGKFPSLFEPVHGSAPDIAGKGIANPIGQIWSGAMMLEHLGYKEAGDAMVQAIEAILAEADSAVLTPDIKGQGSTQSLGRAIAERIAG